A section of the Macaca thibetana thibetana isolate TM-01 chromosome 10, ASM2454274v1, whole genome shotgun sequence genome encodes:
- the ANKRD60 gene encoding ankyrin repeat domain-containing protein 60 — MTRGRDWTMRRAAAGAGGARAAGPLGGAPRLHPNAGRRGGMRAGPQGRGGSRAGSGGSRPLPAQSRACSRGRSQQLVGDPKAASALPDLAPDVFFLRVRLEETGEIFRVANCRGDMTVRELKEELDLMVGIPFNLQRLQYLDEGVLMDDTTLKFHDVVPGGIISLCIWRHDGWTELVLAAAEGDPSKLSCLGLTEDSFYRTANSEHFEGEKWKQWTSQRAFVALYVASHRGHSDAVQYLLEHGASCLSRSPLGRTPLHVAAAMGRSDCISLLLQHGASIHDKDAKGETPISIAHRLNHTQSERQMFLLHQIAKSGIRDLNDLVMKNALQRIKSGFRSKVKMMTPH, encoded by the exons ATGACGCGCGGCCGCGACTGGACCATgcggcgggcggcggcgggggcgggcgGAGCGCGGGCGGCGGGGCCGCTGGGGGGCGCCCCTCGCCTGCACCCCAATGCGGGACGCAGGGGCGGTATGCGGGCCGGACCGCAGGGGCGCGGCGGGTCCAGGGCAGGCTCGGGGGGCTCGCGGCCCCTCCCAGCGCAGTCCCGGGCCTGTTCCCGCGGCCGGAGCCAGCAGCTCGTCGGTGACCCGAAGGCCGCGAGCGCGTTGCCCGACTTGGCCCCTGACGTCTTCTTCCTGCGGGTGCGGCTGGAGGAGACGGGGGAGATATTCCGCGTGGCAAATTGCCGCGGCGACATGACCGTGCGGGAGCTCAAAGAGGAACTGGACCTGATGGTCGGCATCCCCTTCAACCTCCAGCGGCTCCAATACCTCGACGAAG GAGTTTTGATGGATGACACTACCCTGAAGTTCCATGATGTTGTTCCTGGAGggattatttcattatgtatctGGCGTCATGACGGATGGACAGAACTTGTTTTGGCGGCTGCGGAAGGGGATCCCAGCAAG CTATCTTGTCTAGGGCTTACTGAAGATTCCTTCTACCGAACTGCCAATTCAGAACATTTTGAGGGTGAGAAGTGGAAGCAGTGGACGTCTCAGAGGGCATTTGTGGCGTTGTATGTGGCCTCACACAGAGGTCACTCTGATGCTGTGCAGTACCTTCTAGAACACG GAGCCAGCTGCCTCAGCAGATCCCCCCTGGGCAGGACACCCCTGCATGTGGCTGCAGCAATGGGTCGGTCAGACTGTATAAGCCTTCTGCTCCAGCACGGGGCCTCCATCCACGACAAAGATGCCAAgggggagacccccatctccattGCACACCGCCTGAACCACACACAGAGTGAGCGGCAGATGTTCCTCCTCCACCAGATAGCGAAGTCAGGGATACGGGATCTTAACGACTTGGTCATGAAGAATGCTTTGCAGAGGATCAAGTCTGGGTTTAGGTCTAAGGTGAAGATGATGACCCCTCATTAG